A window of Dehalococcoidia bacterium contains these coding sequences:
- the obgE gene encoding GTPase ObgE, whose product MIDRAEIYVYGGEGGNGVVHFRREKYAPFGGPDGGDGGDGGSVILIGDGGMTTLSDLRRQRHYRAERGSPGKGKQQHGKKGQDLEVRVPVGTIVRSLEESGEMELGDVTRDGQRVVVAGGGKGGLGNKHFATSVKQAPKTATEGEPGERRQIILDLKLLADVGLIGRPNVGKSTLINAVSAARSKVAAYPFTTLEPQLGVVELGYKSFVVADIPGLIEGAHTGRGLGHNFLRHIERTRILIHIIDGTTDRPLEDLDEINSELFRFNPLLKEKPQLVAVNKIDIPEVRQRLPDIEDALRSIEARVYFISAASGEGLTELMNVSAEMLSKSVSKTPPTEAGEFKVFRPKPVDEQIRHKSQKDREEG is encoded by the coding sequence ATGATAGACAGGGCTGAAATATACGTTTACGGTGGGGAAGGTGGAAACGGAGTGGTGCACTTCCGGCGAGAGAAGTATGCCCCGTTTGGAGGGCCTGATGGGGGTGATGGGGGTGATGGAGGGAGCGTAATTCTGATTGGAGACGGAGGCATGACCACTCTCAGCGATCTCAGGCGGCAGAGGCACTATCGAGCCGAACGGGGGAGCCCCGGGAAGGGGAAACAGCAACATGGGAAGAAAGGCCAGGACTTGGAAGTGAGAGTTCCTGTAGGAACTATAGTGCGCAGCCTGGAGGAGAGTGGTGAGATGGAACTGGGCGATGTCACTCGGGATGGACAAAGGGTGGTAGTGGCAGGAGGTGGTAAAGGGGGGTTAGGGAACAAGCATTTTGCCACCTCTGTGAAGCAAGCGCCGAAGACCGCCACTGAGGGAGAACCTGGGGAGCGCAGACAGATAATTCTTGATTTAAAATTACTGGCCGATGTCGGATTGATAGGCCGTCCGAACGTCGGTAAGTCCACCCTGATCAATGCGGTCTCCGCTGCCAGATCGAAGGTGGCCGCTTATCCATTCACAACCCTGGAACCACAGCTTGGTGTGGTGGAGCTCGGTTATAAATCTTTTGTCGTCGCCGATATTCCAGGCTTGATTGAAGGAGCACACACGGGTCGGGGACTGGGGCATAACTTCCTGCGCCATATCGAGCGCACTCGCATTCTGATTCATATCATTGACGGGACTACAGACAGGCCGCTTGAAGACCTGGATGAGATCAACTCGGAGTTGTTTCGGTTTAATCCTTTGTTGAAGGAAAAGCCGCAGCTTGTAGCGGTCAATAAGATCGATATCCCGGAGGTGAGGCAACGATTGCCAGATATCGAGGATGCTTTGAGGAGTATTGAGGCTCGCGTTTATTTCATATCTGCGGCCAGTGGTGAGGGGTTGACTGAACTTATGAATGTATCCGCGGAGATGCTCTCAAAATCCGTTTCGAAAACACCGCCGACAGAAGCGGGCGAATTTAAGGTGTTTCGCCCCAAGCCTGTTGATGAACAGATTCGCCACAAGAGCCAGAAGGATCGAGAAGAGGGATGA
- the nadD gene encoding nicotinate-nucleotide adenylyltransferase, protein MEIGLLGGTFDPIHLGHLIIAEAVRERLGLSHITFIPSGYPWLKSDRQITAAKHRLAMVKLAIESNPRFEMSTAEMERSGPSYTVDTVRAIRQEIGPDAKIYFIAGTDALVDLPRWKDPDRVAELCQIVGMRRPSVSEAQLTPLKSALPKIYACIRFVDVPQIDISSSDIRERVRKGLSIRYLVPLGVETYIQEHQLYRN, encoded by the coding sequence ATGGAAATCGGTTTGCTGGGAGGCACCTTCGATCCAATCCACCTGGGTCATCTGATTATCGCTGAGGCGGTGAGGGAGCGGCTTGGACTCTCTCACATCACCTTCATTCCCTCCGGATATCCCTGGCTGAAGTCAGACAGGCAAATCACTGCAGCAAAGCACCGTTTGGCGATGGTGAAACTCGCCATTGAGTCGAATCCCCGGTTTGAAATGTCCACCGCTGAGATGGAGAGATCGGGGCCATCTTATACCGTGGATACGGTGAGGGCTATACGGCAGGAGATTGGCCCTGATGCAAAAATCTATTTCATTGCCGGAACGGACGCTTTGGTTGATTTGCCTCGCTGGAAAGACCCGGATCGGGTGGCGGAGTTGTGCCAGATTGTTGGGATGCGACGGCCAAGCGTATCGGAGGCGCAGTTGACACCCTTGAAATCGGCCCTGCCGAAGATATACGCCTGCATTCGGTTTGTTGACGTCCCTCAGATCGATATCAGCTCCTCGGATATCAGAGAGCGAGTGAGGAAAGGGCTTTCCATCCGTTATCTGGTGCCGCTGGGGGTGGAAACGTATATTCAGGAACACCAGCTTTACAGGAATTAG
- the pyrE gene encoding orotate phosphoribosyltransferase yields the protein MESMKRLQELIKEKSFRYGDFTLASGLKSSYYFDGRLTTLWPEGAYLVGKKVFDLIKNAGIDAIGGMTLGADPIVASVALLSHMEGKPIPAFIVRKETKDHGTKRLIEGHLPAGGTVAIVDDVITTGGSIFRSIEAVEALGCRVGKVVVVLDRNQGGADDLRRRGYDFVALLKADADGQIEIGVEG from the coding sequence ATGGAATCGATGAAAAGGCTGCAGGAATTGATCAAAGAGAAGTCGTTCAGGTATGGCGATTTCACACTGGCATCGGGACTTAAGAGCTCGTACTACTTTGATGGGCGGCTCACTACCTTGTGGCCGGAGGGTGCCTATCTGGTGGGCAAAAAGGTCTTTGATTTGATTAAGAACGCCGGGATCGATGCCATCGGCGGGATGACACTGGGGGCCGATCCGATTGTGGCCTCAGTGGCTTTACTGAGCCATATGGAGGGCAAACCGATCCCTGCCTTCATCGTGCGGAAGGAGACGAAGGATCACGGAACAAAAAGGCTCATCGAAGGACATCTTCCTGCCGGGGGTACCGTAGCCATTGTCGACGACGTTATCACTACTGGCGGATCGATCTTCCGGTCCATTGAGGCGGTTGAGGCTCTGGGATGTCGGGTGGGTAAAGTGGTGGTTGTCCTGGATCGGAATCAGGGGGGAGCCGATGATCTTCGTCGTCGGGGCTACGATTTTGTTGCTTTACTGAAGGCTGACGCTGACGGGCAAATTGAGATTGGTGTTGAGGGCTGA
- a CDS encoding LL-diaminopimelate aminotransferase encodes MQTAKRIEKLPPYLFVGISRKIAEKRAQGVDVISLAIGDPDLPTPSHIIDRLCEAARDPVNHRYPETDGLPELRRTIADWYRKRFGLTFDPDKEVLPLIGSKEGIGHMSFCFIDPGDIALVPDPGYPVYSMSTLLAGGEPFYLPLTEENGFLPDLEGIPRNVAHKAKLLWLNFPGNPTAAVASLDFFERAVAFAKKYDLAICHDAPYTEVAFDGYRPVSFLQARGAKDVGIEFHSLSKTYNMTGWRIGMAVGNEKMINALMRMKSNLDSGIFQAVQHAAIAAFTGPQDCIAEHNAIYQKRRDAVIRTLNKIGLKANPPRASLYVWARIPQGYTSADFAAKLIDEVGVVVTPGSGYGPSGEGYIRISLTTPDHRLQEGLARLEKWHQK; translated from the coding sequence ATGCAGACTGCCAAACGCATCGAAAAACTGCCGCCTTATCTTTTTGTCGGAATCTCCAGAAAAATCGCCGAGAAGCGCGCCCAGGGCGTAGATGTTATCAGCCTGGCTATCGGCGACCCGGATCTTCCTACCCCATCGCACATCATCGACCGCCTTTGCGAAGCGGCTCGCGATCCGGTCAATCATCGATATCCGGAGACGGACGGATTGCCGGAACTGAGACGGACCATCGCCGATTGGTACCGGAAGCGCTTCGGACTTACCTTTGATCCGGATAAGGAGGTCCTGCCCCTCATCGGCTCCAAAGAGGGGATCGGGCACATGTCTTTTTGCTTTATCGATCCCGGAGATATCGCACTGGTTCCTGATCCCGGCTATCCGGTCTATTCCATGAGCACCCTCCTTGCCGGTGGCGAACCTTTTTATCTGCCCCTCACCGAGGAAAACGGCTTCTTGCCCGATTTGGAAGGGATTCCAAGGAACGTGGCTCACAAGGCCAAGCTTTTGTGGCTCAACTTTCCCGGCAATCCCACTGCGGCAGTGGCCAGCCTCGATTTCTTTGAGCGGGCGGTTGCCTTTGCCAAGAAGTATGACCTGGCCATCTGTCACGATGCCCCTTACACGGAAGTGGCCTTCGATGGATACCGGCCGGTGAGCTTCCTGCAAGCGCGGGGTGCCAAGGATGTGGGGATCGAATTCCATTCCCTGTCCAAGACCTACAACATGACCGGCTGGCGCATTGGAATGGCGGTGGGCAACGAGAAGATGATCAATGCCCTGATGCGAATGAAATCGAACCTGGACTCGGGCATTTTCCAGGCGGTTCAGCATGCCGCCATCGCGGCCTTTACCGGCCCTCAGGATTGCATCGCCGAGCACAATGCCATCTACCAGAAGCGGCGCGATGCGGTGATCCGAACGCTAAACAAAATCGGCCTTAAGGCGAATCCGCCTCGGGCGAGCCTCTATGTCTGGGCCAGGATTCCTCAAGGCTACACGTCAGCTGATTTTGCTGCCAAGTTGATCGATGAAGTAGGTGTGGTGGTCACGCCCGGATCAGGGTACGGTCCATCGGGAGAGGGCTATATCCGAATCTCCCTCACCACCCCGGACCACCGGCTTCAGGAAGGCTTGGCTAGGCTGGAGAAGTGGCATCAGAAGTAG
- the hflX gene encoding GTPase HflX yields MIPKQTIDTQSQPEKAILIGVETKRGRKAWTLEDSMTELALLAKTAGAEVVGTLTQRMDRTSSSHLLGKGKLEELLALKDEMGYDLVVFDEELSPAQQRNLDRALGVKVLDRTALILDIFAKRAQTHEGRLQVELAQNEYLLPRLAGLWPHLERLGGGIGTRGPGEKQLESDRRVIETRIKRLKDEIEGVRKHRKLHRKRRSATGVPVVALVGYTNAGKSTLMNALSRADVFVEDKLFATLDTTTRRLTLPSHQEILLSDTVGFIQKLPPTVVAAFKATLEELAEADILLHVIDITHPNAAEQGETVESLLKELGLENKPRIMAMNKIDLLDRETGLCGEAAVDHYRKRLDDDIGAVELISADKGWGLKKLLDRITMVLSAKMVDITVDIPYSAAALVNLFRRYGSIDHEEHTELGLHISGKIPEQLAPKFSGVESSDL; encoded by the coding sequence ATTATTCCCAAACAAACCATCGACACCCAATCCCAGCCGGAGAAGGCCATTCTGATCGGCGTGGAAACCAAAAGAGGCAGGAAAGCTTGGACTCTCGAGGATTCCATGACGGAGCTGGCCTTGCTGGCAAAAACTGCCGGGGCTGAAGTAGTCGGCACGCTGACCCAGCGCATGGATCGGACAAGTTCTTCACATCTGCTGGGAAAGGGAAAGCTGGAAGAGCTGCTGGCTCTCAAAGACGAAATGGGATATGATCTGGTGGTCTTCGATGAAGAGCTTTCTCCGGCACAGCAAAGGAATCTGGACCGGGCTTTGGGAGTCAAGGTTCTCGACCGCACGGCGCTTATCCTGGACATTTTCGCCAAACGCGCCCAAACTCACGAAGGGCGCCTCCAGGTGGAGTTGGCCCAGAATGAGTACCTCCTGCCTCGCTTGGCTGGCCTGTGGCCGCACCTGGAGCGTTTGGGTGGAGGGATCGGAACCAGGGGGCCGGGTGAGAAGCAGCTCGAATCCGACAGGCGGGTGATCGAGACCCGGATCAAGCGCCTCAAGGATGAGATTGAAGGGGTCCGCAAGCATCGGAAGCTTCACAGGAAACGCCGCTCAGCCACAGGGGTTCCCGTGGTGGCCCTGGTTGGCTATACCAATGCGGGCAAAAGCACCCTGATGAATGCGCTCAGCCGGGCCGACGTCTTTGTTGAAGATAAGCTCTTTGCCACGCTGGATACCACTACCCGTCGATTGACCTTGCCCAGCCATCAGGAAATACTCCTCAGCGATACAGTGGGATTTATCCAGAAATTGCCGCCGACGGTGGTTGCAGCCTTCAAAGCCACGCTGGAGGAACTTGCAGAGGCGGATATCTTGCTCCATGTGATCGATATCACCCATCCCAATGCCGCCGAACAGGGAGAGACGGTTGAGAGTCTCCTCAAGGAACTGGGGCTGGAAAACAAACCCCGGATCATGGCCATGAACAAAATCGATCTGCTGGATCGGGAGACAGGGCTCTGTGGTGAAGCAGCCGTCGATCACTACAGAAAAAGACTGGATGATGATATCGGCGCAGTGGAATTGATTTCGGCGGATAAGGGATGGGGGCTCAAGAAACTACTCGATCGGATTACCATGGTGCTGAGCGCCAAGATGGTGGATATCACCGTTGATATTCCCTACAGTGCCGCGGCTCTGGTAAACTTGTTTCGTCGGTACGGATCGATTGATCATGAGGAGCACACGGAGTTAGGCTTGCATATCTCGGGGAAAATACCGGAGCAACTGGCGCCCAAATTCAGCGGCGTCGAATCCTCAGACCTGTAG
- the fabF gene encoding beta-ketoacyl-ACP synthase II, with translation MPDSSQIVVTGLGVFTSIGCNRNDFWKALISGKSGVNRIQAFDPEGHLSQIASEVASFNPENFLSRKEARKMARVSQLAACAAIEAVKDAGLDLQRENPARVGCVIGSAAGDYTNIEEQHLRFQQKGPGSVNPLSIPKIIPNMPACNAAIALGIHGPNLGVAAACATGAFAIGTALGLLREGRADVVLAGGAESTITPMVVDGYACMGVLSRRNGEPEKASRPFDADRDGFVIGEGAGVLVLETMEHARKRGAEPLAVLKGFGMTCDAYNIALPESEGRWAAAAIEEALRDSKLHAEDIGYINAHGTSTKVNDRIETVAIRRVFGERRIPVSSNKSMIGHTLGAAGAIEAAATVLTVHHGILPPTINYDTKDPECDLDVVPNHARETKIHAALSNAFGFGGQNGVLVFARVGAID, from the coding sequence ATGCCAGACAGCAGCCAAATCGTTGTTACTGGCCTCGGGGTCTTCACTTCCATCGGCTGCAACAGGAATGATTTCTGGAAAGCCCTCATCTCCGGCAAGTCCGGCGTGAACCGCATTCAGGCGTTCGACCCCGAGGGACATCTGAGCCAGATCGCCTCCGAAGTTGCCTCATTCAACCCTGAAAACTTCCTCTCCCGCAAAGAAGCCCGCAAAATGGCCCGTGTCTCTCAACTTGCCGCGTGTGCGGCGATTGAGGCTGTGAAAGATGCCGGGCTTGACCTCCAAAGAGAAAATCCGGCCAGGGTCGGATGTGTTATCGGGTCGGCGGCAGGAGATTATACGAACATTGAGGAGCAGCACCTCCGATTTCAACAGAAAGGGCCCGGTTCCGTCAATCCCCTATCGATCCCCAAGATCATTCCCAATATGCCGGCGTGCAACGCAGCAATCGCTCTGGGAATTCATGGGCCAAATCTTGGGGTCGCTGCGGCTTGTGCCACCGGAGCCTTTGCCATCGGCACAGCCCTCGGGCTCTTGAGAGAAGGCAGAGCTGATGTTGTCCTTGCCGGAGGAGCCGAATCGACGATTACCCCCATGGTTGTCGATGGCTATGCCTGTATGGGCGTGCTCTCGCGTCGTAACGGAGAACCTGAAAAGGCCAGCCGTCCGTTTGATGCCGATCGGGACGGATTTGTGATCGGAGAGGGAGCAGGCGTGCTGGTTCTGGAAACCATGGAACATGCCCGAAAGCGTGGAGCGGAGCCTCTGGCTGTGCTCAAGGGTTTTGGCATGACCTGTGATGCGTATAACATCGCCCTCCCCGAATCGGAAGGCCGATGGGCGGCGGCCGCCATAGAGGAAGCCCTGAGAGATTCCAAACTCCATGCGGAAGACATCGGATATATCAACGCTCACGGAACATCCACCAAGGTCAATGACAGAATCGAAACCGTGGCCATACGCCGCGTTTTTGGGGAGAGAAGGATTCCGGTGAGTTCCAATAAGTCCATGATCGGACACACACTGGGAGCGGCAGGGGCCATCGAAGCTGCTGCCACGGTTCTCACGGTGCATCACGGCATCTTGCCCCCCACCATCAACTACGATACAAAAGACCCGGAATGCGACCTGGATGTTGTCCCCAATCACGCCCGAGAGACGAAAATCCACGCGGCCCTCTCCAATGCTTTTGGGTTCGGCGGGCAAAATGGTGTGCTGGTTTTCGCCAGGGTAGGGGCGATTGATTAA
- a CDS encoding nitronate monooxygenase family protein — MSTQNHKTPSLIVGDLEINPPIIQGGMGVRVSKANLAAAVANEGCVGVVSAVGLGPFEDHPGSEFVRLNELVLREELRKTKSLTDGIIGVNVMVVLSNFDNLTATAAEEGVDMIISGAGLPLDLPKFVEGKPTKLVPIVSSARALSIIYRKWKQHYGRAPDAVVVEGAKAGGHLGFGYEELLNGTAPTLDEILVDVIRVANAFDPPVPVVAAGGIFDGKDIARVLKMGASGVQIATRFVCTDECDVHESFKQAYLKARKEDLTIIKSPVGMPGRVINNEFVERIKRGETVPFKCTYKCLKSCNPKTAPYCIAKVLVRAAEGNLDEAFAFAGANAYRCTEIVPVKELIGQLAEETAYYLSKNAE; from the coding sequence GTGTCTACACAAAACCATAAAACACCCTCACTGATCGTCGGCGATCTGGAAATCAACCCCCCTATTATTCAGGGAGGGATGGGAGTCCGCGTATCAAAAGCCAATCTCGCCGCTGCAGTGGCCAATGAAGGCTGTGTGGGTGTTGTTTCCGCAGTTGGGCTGGGCCCTTTCGAAGACCACCCGGGATCGGAGTTCGTCCGATTAAACGAGTTGGTCTTGAGAGAGGAACTGCGGAAAACAAAAAGCCTGACCGACGGGATCATCGGCGTAAACGTGATGGTGGTGCTTTCCAATTTCGATAACCTCACCGCAACCGCTGCCGAAGAGGGAGTCGATATGATCATCTCCGGCGCAGGGCTTCCACTCGACCTCCCCAAGTTCGTCGAAGGGAAGCCAACCAAGCTGGTTCCTATTGTATCCTCAGCCAGAGCGCTCAGCATCATTTACCGGAAATGGAAACAGCACTATGGCAGAGCCCCCGATGCGGTGGTCGTTGAAGGAGCCAAGGCAGGCGGACACCTCGGGTTCGGGTATGAAGAACTTCTGAACGGAACGGCTCCCACGCTTGATGAAATTCTCGTCGACGTGATAAGGGTGGCCAACGCATTTGATCCGCCGGTTCCAGTAGTCGCTGCTGGGGGTATTTTCGACGGAAAGGATATCGCGCGGGTGCTTAAAATGGGCGCCTCCGGGGTTCAAATAGCAACCCGTTTCGTTTGCACCGATGAATGCGATGTTCACGAGAGCTTTAAACAGGCCTATTTGAAGGCCCGGAAAGAAGACCTGACGATTATCAAGAGCCCGGTAGGAATGCCGGGAAGAGTCATCAACAATGAATTTGTGGAAAGAATCAAAAGGGGCGAAACGGTTCCCTTCAAATGCACTTATAAGTGTCTCAAGAGCTGCAATCCCAAGACGGCTCCGTATTGCATTGCCAAGGTCTTGGTGAGGGCTGCAGAGGGGAATCTCGATGAAGCTTTCGCTTTCGCCGGGGCCAATGCGTATCGATGTACCGAGATTGTTCCGGTTAAGGAGCTGATTGGACAACTGGCTGAAGAAACCGCCTACTACCTGAGCAAGAATGCGGAGTGA
- a CDS encoding MarR family transcriptional regulator, whose product MDTENRHLDRVIEAMVRTPPIIHRKLNQNILKVALEQVGGDIALHHLMIMRLLQTEGSLHSSEIGETIAISKAQMTHSINKLVSLDLVQSQPDTVDRRKVNIRLTSKGQKTMEKLDEIIKNRIAARLSALGDEELEKLAQSYEFIAKTFSDLQ is encoded by the coding sequence GTGGATACGGAAAACAGGCATCTGGACAGGGTCATCGAAGCGATGGTGCGGACTCCCCCCATCATCCACAGGAAACTGAACCAAAACATCTTAAAGGTTGCCCTCGAACAGGTCGGCGGGGACATAGCTCTTCATCACCTCATGATCATGAGACTGCTTCAGACAGAAGGGTCTCTCCACAGCTCTGAAATCGGCGAAACTATCGCCATCTCCAAAGCTCAAATGACGCATTCCATCAATAAACTGGTAAGCCTGGACCTGGTTCAGAGTCAACCCGATACCGTGGACAGAAGAAAGGTCAACATTCGGCTGACATCAAAAGGCCAGAAGACAATGGAAAAGCTGGATGAAATTATCAAAAATCGCATAGCGGCCAGACTTTCGGCCCTTGGCGACGAGGAACTGGAGAAGCTGGCCCAATCCTATGAGTTTATTGCCAAGACGTTCTCAGATTTACAGTAG